TCGATCCATCCGCCTGCTGGAAGCGATGGAAGATGCGCTGCTTGAACTCTTCGTCGAAGCCGATCCCGGTATCCGAAACCACGAACGAAGCCCGCCCCTCCGCGGCGCGGCGCGCTTCAAGCCGCACCTGACCGGTTTCGGTGAACTTCACGGCGTTGCTGACCAGGTTGGTCAACACCTGCCGCAGGCGCACCGCGTCGCCGATGAAGGCGGCGTCGAGATCGCGGTCCAGCTCCAGCGTGAGCGCGACGTCCTTCTGCATGGCCATCGGCGTCCATAAGGCCATGATCTCCCGCAGCATGACGCCCAGATGGAAGGGCGCCGGGTCCAGCCTGATCTCTCCGGTCTCAACCCGAACCGTGTCGAGAATATCCGACAGCAACCGCTCCAGAGTGACGCCGGACGACCGGATGATGTCGACCAGTTCGCGGTCCTTGGGCGCCAGGTCCCGCCGCGACAGCACGTCGGTCATCGCCACGACGCCGTTCAGGGGCGTGCGGATTTCATGGCTCATATTGGCCAGGAATTCGCTCTTGGCCTGATTGGCCTCTTCGGCCCGGCGCTGGGCGGCGCGCAGACGCCGCGACTGGCGCCGCTGCCAGATGACGACGAACAGGGCTGACAGAACGAACAGCAGGCCGATGCCCATGATCCAGTTCTGGCCCCGGATGACCGCGCGCTGAAGCTGGGTGTTGGCGCGCGCGGTCTGGAGCTGGCGGCGACGCTCGGCCAACTGTTCCTGCATGTCGCCGGTGACCTGATGGATGCCGGCGCTGAAGCGCTGCGCCGCCTGCACGGCGCGGCGCTGTTCATAGTCGCGCAGCACGTCAAAAGCCTCGGCCGTGCGCCCGGACGCCCTCAGCACTTCCGCCTCCACCAGGCGTTCGCGCGGGTCGACGATACCTTCCGGGGCCAGCTGGCGCAGGCGCTCCAGATCACGCCGGGCGCCTAGGATGTCGCCCGTCCGCGCCCGCGCCACGCCGCGTAGGGGCAGGATGTCGAGCGCCAGGAAGGCCTTGCGGTCGATCAGAGCCTCATGAGGCGCCAGACATTGCAGAATCCTGGCCGATGAATGACGCATATCGGCCACCGCAGCGCACAGGGCGGCGTCATAGGCGTGAATGGCCGGGATGCCCGCCCGTTCAGCCAAGCGGTGGTGCGCCGCATAAAAATGCTCGGCGCGCGCCAGGTCGCCGACCTGCACCGACATCCGCGTCAGATTATACAGGCTGTCGAAATCGGGGCGGGGATAGGCCGGATTGGAGTAGTCGATCTCAAACCGACGAAAGGCCGCAGCGGCGCCGGACACGTCGTTGAGCTTCATCAACCCCATGCCGGTCATTTCCCACACCCCGGCGCGGGCGGTGTTGGCGAAGGGATCATGAACCGGGATTTCAGCTTCGACCCCAGCGAGCAGGCGCAGCCCCTCGCCCACCTGATCCTGATCCATGAGCGACAGCGCGAAGAGCCGCGCGGCGTGCGCCTTGACGAACCAGTCGCCGGTCGTCGCCGCCACGCCCCCCATATCAGCGGCGACGGCCAGGTCGCCCTGGTCATAGCGCGCGGTCAGCCT
Above is a window of Brevundimonas naejangsanensis DNA encoding:
- a CDS encoding hybrid sensor histidine kinase/response regulator is translated as MFRGFVLAGVAAASVAVAEPPMQAEASPPPAAIELARAVEQRAMRTNFDALEAFGRQALKRNDREGRNRLYHVAWTFLNQGDFERAALWNGRLEAQARAADDRRYLEIARLNRLTARYDQGDLAVAADMGGVAATTGDWFVKAHAARLFALSLMDQDQVGEGLRLLAGVEAEIPVHDPFANTARAGVWEMTGMGLMKLNDVSGAAAAFRRFEIDYSNPAYPRPDFDSLYNLTRMSVQVGDLARAEHFYAAHHRLAERAGIPAIHAYDAALCAAVADMRHSSARILQCLAPHEALIDRKAFLALDILPLRGVARARTGDILGARRDLERLRQLAPEGIVDPRERLVEAEVLRASGRTAEAFDVLRDYEQRRAVQAAQRFSAGIHQVTGDMQEQLAERRRQLQTARANTQLQRAVIRGQNWIMGIGLLFVLSALFVVIWQRRQSRRLRAAQRRAEEANQAKSEFLANMSHEIRTPLNGVVAMTDVLSRRDLAPKDRELVDIIRSSGVTLERLLSDILDTVRVETGEIRLDPAPFHLGVMLREIMALWTPMAMQKDVALTLELDRDLDAAFIGDAVRLRQVLTNLVSNAVKFTETGQVRLEARRAAEGRASFVVSDTGIGFDEEFKQRIFHRFQQADGSITRRFGGSGLGLAISADLVRLMGGRLDCESPTDGGARFWFELSLPPALEAEVPTVAPAARPIARHERLKILLADDHPANRLVVQVMLEAMPVDLVSVENGAEALEAFRQGGFDLVLMDMQMPVMDGLTATAAIREHERATDAPRTPVLMLTANALQEHVEAGRAAGADGHLTKPLTVTALTRAIEAAVMQEADQVPA